Proteins encoded in a region of the Scatophagus argus isolate fScaArg1 chromosome 1, fScaArg1.pri, whole genome shotgun sequence genome:
- the bbs4 gene encoding Bardet-Biedl syndrome 4 protein: protein MATASSVDHPKMADEEKTTSLPVATEAKKRRAPKAPELPIVERRNWLIHQHYIRKDYDTCKAIIKEQLQETSGMCEYAIYVQALILRLEGKIQESLELFQSCAILNPSSADNLKQVARSLFLLGKHKAAIEFYHEAARLNEKDWEISHNLGLCYFFIKDFKSAEEHLNVALQINKHDKTFMMLGKVHLLAGDTDKAIEVYKRAVEFSPENTELLTTLGLLFLHLGKYQKAFEHLGNALTFDPNNYKAILAAGSMMQTHGDFDVAMNKYRVAACAVPESPPLWNNIGMCFFGKKKYVASISCLKRAHYLSPFDWKVLYNLGLVHLTMQQYASAFHFLSAAINLNPRMGELYMLLAVALTNLEDIENATRAYEQAVTMDEANPLVNLNFAIFLYNHGEKKGALAQYQEMERKVNLLRDSSNNFEFDSELMDMAQKMGAALQVTEALVWTKPDKDSKTKSNSAAATKTPGAPLGTNQALGQAMSSAASYSKNIQLPTGVSKSPSMPLEPEPDVDKAPSPPTDPPGSPEPVESTKSKTSKRRSKVEA from the exons atggcaacagcttcTAGTGTTGATCATCCCAAGATGGCGGACGAGGAGAAAACCACGTCG ctcCCAGTTGCTACTGAGGCCAAGAAACGTCGGGCACCTAAAG CTCCAGAGCTTCCCATTGTGGAGAGAAGAAACTGGCTCATCCATCAGCACTACATCCGCAAAGACTATGATACCTGTAAG GCAATCATCAAAGAGCAACTGCAGGAGACCAGTGGAATGTGTGAATATGCCATCTATGTTCAAG CGCTAATCTTGCGTCTTGAGGGCAAGATCCAAGAGTCCCTGGAGCTGTTCCAGAGCTGTGCCATCCTTAATCCCAGCAGCGCTGACAATCTCAAACAAGTGGCCAGATCACT ATTCCTCCTGGGAAAGCACAAAGCCGCTATTGAGTTCTATCATGAAGCTGCAAGGCTCAACGAGAAAGACTGG GAGATCAGCCATAATCTGGGCTTGTGCTATTTCTTCATCAAAGACTTCAAGAGT GCTGAAGAGCATCTGAACGTAGCTCTCCAGataaataaacatgataaaACTTTCATGATGCTTGGGAAGGTTCATTTACTGGCTGGAGACACTGACAAGGCCATCGAAGTGTACAAGAGAGCAGTGGA ATTCTCTCCAGAGAATACTGAACTCCTGACAACTCTTGGTCTGCTGTTTTTACAC CTTGGGAAATACCAAAAAGCTTTTGAGCACCTTGGAAATGCCCTTACTTTTGACCCCAACAATTACAAG GCCATCCTGGCCGCAGGCAGCATGATGCAGACCCACGGTGACTTTGATGTGGCCATGAACAAGTACAGAGTGGCAGCCTGCGCTGTGCCTGAGAGCCCCCCTCTGTGGAACAACATTGGCATGTGCTTCTTTGGGAAAAAGAAATATGTAGCT TCGATCAGCTGTCTGAAACGGGCCCACTACCTGTCTCCTTTTGACTGGAAAGTGTTGTACAACCTGGGTCTGGTACACCTGACCATGCAGCAGTATGCATCTGCCTTCCACTTCCTCAGCGCAGCCATCAACCTGAACCCACGAATGGGGGAACTCTACATGTTGCTGGCAG TGGCCCTGACCAACTTGGAGGATATAGAGAATGCCACCAGAGCATATGAACAAGCCGTCACAATGGATGA AGCCAATCCTCTGGTCAACCTGAACTTTGCCATCTTCCTCTACAATCACGGTGAAAAGAAGGGAGCTCTGGCTCAGTAtcaggagatggagaggaaagtCAACCTACTTCGAGACAGCAGTAACAACTTTGAATTTGATTCTGAG CTAATGGATATGGCACAGAAGATGGGAGCTGCGCTGCAGGTGACAGAGGCTCTGGTGTGGACTAAACCagacaaggactcaaaaacaaaatcaaactcGGCAGCAGCCACCAAAACCCCTGGTGCTCCCCTCGGTACCAACCAAGCTCTGGGCCAAGCCATGTCCTCTGCTGCGAGCTACAGCAAGAACATTCAGCTACCAACAG GAGTTTCCAAAAGCCCCTCCATGCCCCTTGAGCCAGAACCTGACGTGGATAAAGCCCCCAGCCCACCCACAGATCCTCCAGGCTCGCCAGAACCCGTGGAGTCAACCAAATCCAAAACCTCCAAGAGAAGATCCAAGGTGGAGGCATGA